From Cellulophaga lytica DSM 7489, a single genomic window includes:
- a CDS encoding deoxycytidylate deaminase: protein MKDSKQRKYDEAYLRMAQEWGKLSYCKRKQVGAIIVKDRMIISDGYNGTPTGFENICEDEEGYTKWYVLHAEANAISKVASSTQSCTGATLYITLSPCKECSKLIHQSGIVRVVYQNAYKDDSGLKFLEKAGIKLTHLPL from the coding sequence ATGAAAGACAGTAAACAAAGAAAATACGATGAAGCTTACTTACGTATGGCTCAAGAATGGGGCAAATTATCATACTGTAAACGTAAGCAAGTTGGTGCCATAATTGTAAAAGATAGAATGATAATTTCTGACGGATACAATGGTACCCCAACTGGTTTTGAAAATATTTGTGAAGATGAAGAAGGCTACACAAAATGGTATGTTTTACATGCAGAAGCTAATGCAATATCTAAAGTAGCATCTTCTACACAATCTTGTACAGGGGCAACTTTATACATAACGTTGTCTCCGTGTAAAGAATGTAGCAAGCTAATACACCAGTCTGGCATAGTACGTGTGGTATACCAAAATGCATATAAAGATGATTCTGGTTTAAAATTTCTAGAAAAAGCTGGCATAAAACTAACCCATTTACCCCTGTAA